Proteins from a single region of Aureibacter tunicatorum:
- a CDS encoding baseplate J/gp47 family protein produces MNQEISFYKREGVLREKRQISSTDFDYAQIDERDLGDMLVYIQGLSKLLKFHNADDKAVGDLSFLLKDEMMVLAAISYYDLMGKEELFLSHLKKITKFKREPKKKVYLKKSIKELTGVLSNFNSWLMQLNEIEQSQFVESMIRKDLIAAINSKLAYSLERFKRVIDISLEKKWLDDIDSDKQFKDFRRNIWDIVYDTNDEELKNVESISDLSPVIQRIFQSVYEVIINIKNNAYKYMEESFHKNNHQPHIALLLTFVQLYGYPQNSLNNFTKRYLDYYFGTILKMVPRKEIKDQVFLNFILNKDANFAKINEDQLFSAGQNDSGEPIEYKVDYPIVLNNIKIKKALSYYLSDHTLNDQGNAKKMISNIFKHEIPVKEDKKDESSNIQKVAYPPFGERQEYKGEQDQAMDKASLGFIVSSPALFLNEGKRNVQIRFEIEKESYKHFDKMIRYSEADNNDETEENLAKVLNDLFKLQITGEEGWKIIPNFAVSRDVKASTINIAFVMEENDGKIVNFDPEIHKMDGAPIKTAHPSLILHLNENAYRYGYSFLNKLQLNNIYINTTSTGIKNIRLYNNLGEVSQSSPFLPFGPKPVKGSYLLLGSGEVFMKKLKELKINMEWYNLTENAGGLYEAYKDYELDIDNTSFEINVSNLEHGQWQPDVPQEFKLFRTKNTGDEEDPEQKGYLSKHTILGDINVGQLKFIPDFKNIYKDVHYDHLTQNGFIKIELSGPQHGFGHDIYPSLLSEVSMHNAKTNILKLNNNKELPKEPITPELKAISIDYIAETVIPLDNHSSSIESLGQIGEVFHILPDGHQKVFPTTERQEIKIIPSFEYEGALMLGLLGVKPMQTVSILFNMQDESSASSEDNPPEIKWEYLHNNKWGRISSAKILMDTTNGFLKTGVTIIELPYEISNGNDLLDPELFWIRASVQNNIHVTSHLIDITTQVVTATILKPETLSDLHPNQILPEGSIKRSTNNIIGVQKVEQPLDSDGGISKENETQFYTRVSERLRHRARAVSPWDFERLILDKFPEIEKVTCLPNINSRYGKSGNTLLVVSPKSTKALNSAEPMVNSETLYNIKSHIKNIVSPFIKVETRNPAYERVKVICAIKFKHSYNYGFYLQKVKEDINSFILGNNKGTYVELGGSINVSDIVSFIKSLEYVEFITKFSMIQTAKGLNGDHVLIDTARKSENSDILTATQPWAALVPAQNHQIEVLNDRSDKGIDQAGITDLELGQDFIID; encoded by the coding sequence ATGAATCAAGAAATATCTTTTTATAAAAGGGAAGGAGTTCTCAGAGAAAAAAGGCAAATATCCTCCACTGATTTCGACTATGCTCAAATAGATGAAAGAGATTTAGGAGATATGCTGGTTTACATTCAAGGACTGTCGAAACTACTCAAATTCCACAATGCCGATGACAAAGCTGTGGGTGATCTTTCATTCTTGCTTAAAGATGAAATGATGGTTTTGGCGGCTATTTCATATTATGACCTCATGGGCAAAGAGGAGCTTTTCCTCTCTCATTTGAAGAAAATAACCAAATTCAAAAGAGAACCTAAAAAAAAGGTATATCTTAAAAAATCCATAAAGGAGCTAACTGGTGTATTGAGCAACTTCAATAGCTGGTTGATGCAACTCAACGAAATTGAGCAGTCGCAATTCGTTGAATCTATGATTCGAAAAGATTTGATTGCCGCCATCAATAGCAAGCTAGCCTATTCCTTGGAGCGCTTTAAAAGAGTGATTGATATCTCTTTGGAGAAAAAATGGCTTGACGACATTGACTCGGATAAACAATTTAAAGATTTCAGAAGAAATATTTGGGATATCGTATATGACACGAATGACGAAGAACTAAAAAATGTTGAAAGCATTTCAGATCTTAGTCCTGTTATCCAAAGAATATTTCAATCCGTATACGAAGTCATTATCAACATCAAAAACAATGCGTATAAATACATGGAAGAATCCTTCCATAAGAATAATCATCAACCTCATATCGCATTGTTATTGACATTTGTTCAGCTATATGGTTATCCTCAAAACTCGCTGAACAACTTTACAAAAAGGTACTTGGATTACTATTTCGGAACTATATTAAAAATGGTTCCACGCAAAGAAATCAAAGACCAAGTATTCTTGAATTTCATTCTTAACAAGGATGCAAATTTCGCCAAAATCAATGAAGACCAGTTGTTTTCTGCTGGCCAAAATGATTCTGGCGAACCGATAGAATATAAAGTCGACTATCCAATAGTTCTAAATAACATAAAAATAAAAAAAGCGCTTTCTTATTACTTATCCGATCATACATTAAATGATCAAGGAAATGCTAAGAAAATGATTTCCAACATTTTCAAGCATGAGATTCCTGTCAAAGAGGATAAAAAAGATGAAAGTTCGAATATTCAAAAAGTCGCTTACCCTCCGTTTGGCGAAAGACAAGAATATAAGGGCGAACAAGACCAAGCGATGGATAAAGCTTCTCTTGGCTTCATTGTTTCCAGCCCTGCTCTTTTTCTTAATGAAGGAAAAAGAAACGTGCAAATTCGTTTTGAAATAGAAAAAGAGAGCTACAAGCACTTTGACAAAATGATAAGATACTCCGAAGCCGACAACAACGACGAGACTGAGGAGAATCTAGCCAAGGTGCTTAATGACCTTTTCAAACTTCAGATCACTGGAGAAGAAGGTTGGAAAATTATTCCAAACTTTGCTGTCAGCAGAGATGTGAAAGCGTCTACTATCAATATCGCTTTCGTCATGGAAGAGAACGATGGCAAAATTGTCAACTTTGACCCCGAAATTCATAAAATGGATGGAGCGCCAATAAAAACCGCCCACCCTTCATTGATTCTTCATCTTAATGAAAATGCCTACAGATATGGGTATTCATTCCTGAACAAGCTTCAGCTAAATAATATTTACATTAATACCACCTCTACAGGCATTAAGAATATCAGGCTTTACAACAACTTGGGAGAGGTTAGCCAGAGTTCTCCATTTCTTCCTTTTGGCCCTAAGCCGGTAAAAGGAAGTTATCTGCTTTTGGGCAGCGGCGAAGTATTTATGAAAAAGCTCAAAGAGCTAAAAATAAATATGGAGTGGTATAATCTCACTGAAAACGCGGGAGGCCTTTACGAAGCCTACAAAGATTATGAACTTGACATTGACAATACTTCTTTTGAAATCAATGTTTCCAATTTGGAGCATGGACAATGGCAACCAGATGTACCTCAGGAGTTCAAGCTTTTCAGAACAAAAAATACCGGAGATGAGGAAGATCCCGAGCAAAAAGGATATTTGTCCAAGCATACTATCCTAGGAGACATAAATGTCGGACAGCTCAAGTTTATTCCAGACTTCAAAAATATTTACAAAGATGTCCATTACGATCATTTAACTCAAAATGGATTCATCAAAATAGAGCTTTCAGGTCCGCAGCATGGATTTGGCCATGATATTTATCCTTCATTGTTATCTGAAGTGAGCATGCACAATGCCAAGACGAATATCTTGAAGCTCAATAACAATAAGGAACTGCCAAAAGAGCCTATTACGCCAGAGCTTAAAGCTATTTCCATAGATTATATCGCGGAAACAGTAATTCCTCTGGACAATCACTCCAGCAGTATTGAAAGTCTGGGCCAAATAGGTGAAGTATTCCATATACTGCCTGATGGACATCAAAAAGTCTTCCCTACAACCGAAAGACAAGAAATAAAAATCATTCCTTCATTTGAATATGAAGGCGCGTTGATGTTGGGACTGTTGGGAGTAAAACCAATGCAAACCGTCAGCATACTATTCAATATGCAGGATGAGTCAAGTGCTTCTTCCGAAGATAATCCTCCGGAAATCAAATGGGAATATCTACATAATAATAAGTGGGGAAGAATCTCGTCTGCCAAGATCTTGATGGATACAACCAACGGTTTCTTAAAAACAGGCGTGACAATCATTGAACTGCCTTATGAAATCAGCAATGGCAACGACCTATTGGATCCTGAACTATTCTGGATCAGAGCTTCTGTTCAAAACAACATACATGTAACATCGCATCTTATTGACATAACGACGCAAGTTGTAACAGCAACGATATTGAAGCCCGAGACGCTTAGCGATCTGCATCCAAACCAAATATTGCCTGAGGGAAGCATCAAACGCTCCACCAACAATATTATCGGCGTCCAGAAAGTGGAGCAACCTCTTGATTCTGATGGGGGAATCTCAAAAGAAAATGAAACCCAATTCTACACCAGAGTCTCTGAAAGACTAAGGCATAGAGCAAGAGCGGTATCTCCTTGGGACTTTGAGCGATTGATTTTAGATAAATTCCCAGAAATCGAAAAAGTCACATGCTTGCCTAATATCAACAGCAGGTATGGAAAATCAGGGAATACATTGCTTGTGGTAAGTCCTAAATCAACAAAAGCATTGAATAGCGCTGAGCCAATGGTCAACAGCGAAACGCTTTACAATATAAAATCGCACATCAAGAATATTGTATCTCCTTTCATCAAGGTGGAAACAAGAAATCCAGCTTATGAAAGAGTCAAGGTAATATGCGCGATCAAGTTCAAACATAGCTACAATTATGGTTTCTATCTTCAAAAAGTAAAAGAAGACATCAATAGCTTCATTCTTGGAAACAATAAGGGAACGTATGTGGAACTTGGCGGCTCTATAAATGTATCCGATATTGTCAGCTTTATCAAATCATTAGAATATGTTGAATTCATCACTAAATTCTCCATGATCCAAACGGCAAAAGGCCTTAACGGAGATCACGTCTTGATAGACACTGCAAGAAAAAGCGAAAATTCAGATATATTGACAGCTACGCAACCTTGGGCGGCATTAGTTCCTGCTCAAAATCACCAGATTGAAGTACTGAACGACAGATCGGACAAGGGCATAGATCAAGCAGGTATCACTGATTTAGAGCTAGGTCAAGATTTTATCATTGACTAA
- a CDS encoding ATP-binding protein codes for MEHNFIDIELSWLESCITKKINKDLSKNIDSTISKQNDIVIDSYYSQLASKLSKSERLILILALAQYIAPKKLLALMTAKEEDLTIGGLTLQNSYSGFIPTIDTALYLLTNDKYSIVNRLSSLNLFDSESTLIRENIIQLEKQDSWTPFTASVLTINPYVLHQILWNKPYVPAMSSSFPAEKITTEQEWSDMVVNRKTEKQLEEILSWVKQRNAMKSIPAVARKVLPGYRTLFYGPSGTGKTLAATLIGKLTGLEVYRIDLSKLVSKYIGETEKNLKQVFDIAEQHDWILFFDEGDAIFGKRSETSSSNDRYANQEVSYLLQRVERFPGTVIVATNFKTNLDKAFLRRFQTIVHFPAPNEDTRKMLWEKVFNDEVPKENDFDFSFFAKNFELTGANIINVLQQAVVLGFEENGGTIGKPQLTRALTRELSKLDKLDMKTERKLIFEHEECC; via the coding sequence ATGGAGCATAACTTTATAGACATCGAATTATCTTGGTTGGAGAGTTGTATCACAAAAAAGATTAATAAAGACCTTTCAAAGAATATAGATTCGACGATTTCTAAGCAAAATGATATAGTTATAGATTCATATTATAGTCAACTAGCTTCAAAGTTATCAAAGTCAGAAAGGCTCATATTAATTTTAGCGTTGGCTCAGTATATTGCTCCCAAAAAGCTGTTAGCTCTAATGACAGCTAAAGAAGAAGATCTCACTATAGGCGGACTTACACTTCAAAACTCATATAGCGGATTTATCCCAACCATAGACACAGCATTATATCTATTAACAAACGACAAGTATTCGATCGTTAACCGTTTGTCTTCATTAAACCTCTTCGACTCCGAGTCAACACTCATCCGAGAAAATATTATTCAGCTGGAAAAGCAAGATTCATGGACGCCTTTTACAGCATCTGTACTCACGATTAATCCCTATGTGCTTCATCAAATTCTTTGGAACAAGCCTTATGTGCCTGCGATGAGCAGCTCATTTCCAGCTGAGAAGATCACTACTGAGCAAGAGTGGTCGGATATGGTGGTGAATAGAAAGACTGAGAAACAGCTGGAAGAAATATTGAGTTGGGTAAAGCAACGCAATGCGATGAAGAGTATTCCTGCCGTAGCTCGAAAAGTATTGCCGGGCTACAGAACGTTGTTTTATGGGCCTTCAGGCACAGGAAAGACTTTGGCGGCGACATTGATCGGCAAGCTGACGGGCTTGGAAGTTTATCGCATAGATTTGTCCAAGTTGGTGTCCAAGTATATTGGCGAGACTGAGAAGAACTTGAAGCAAGTATTTGACATTGCCGAGCAACACGATTGGATATTGTTTTTTGATGAGGGAGATGCTATCTTCGGCAAGCGCAGCGAGACCAGCAGCAGCAATGATCGCTATGCGAACCAAGAGGTTTCTTATTTGCTTCAAAGAGTTGAAAGGTTTCCGGGCACAGTGATTGTAGCGACGAACTTCAAGACGAATCTCGACAAGGCATTTTTGCGAAGGTTTCAGACGATTGTTCATTTTCCTGCTCCAAATGAAGATACGCGCAAGATGCTTTGGGAGAAGGTGTTCAATGATGAAGTGCCGAAGGAAAACGACTTTGATTTCAGTTTTTTTGCGAAGAATTTCGAGCTAACGGGCGCCAATATCATCAATGTATTGCAACAAGCGGTTGTATTGGGTTTTGAGGAAAATGGCGGAACAATCGGCAAGCCTCAACTGACCAGAGCCTTGACCCGTGAATTAAGCAAGCTGGATAAGTTGGATATGAAGACTGAACGCAAGCTGATCTTTGAGCATGAGGAGTGTTGTTGA